The Choristoneura fumiferana chromosome 11, NRCan_CFum_1, whole genome shotgun sequence genome includes a region encoding these proteins:
- the LOC141433009 gene encoding A disintegrin and metalloproteinase with thrombospondin motifs 4-like: MGCFNLRSLLLAVFVISNCITWTASRHHFTHNASGHRSRHRRQGAGLYLPASSVMPGGAGAGAWGEWGEVSPCSRTCGGGVASQKRICLEVAPDGRPMCTGGDTKYFSCQTQDCPAGSGDFRAEQCSAYNDVPFKGVKHT; encoded by the exons atcGCTGCTATTGGCAGTCTTCGTTATAAGTAATTGTATCACATGGACAGCATCAAGACATCACTTCACACATAAT GCGTCAGGTCACCGCAGCAGGCACCGGCGGCAGGGCGCCGGTCTGTACCTGCCGGCGTCGTCCGTGAtgccgggcggcgcgggcgccggcgcgtGGGGCGAGTGGGGCGAGGTGTCGCCGTGCTCGCGGAcctgcggcggcggcgtggcCAGCCAGAAGCGGATATGTCTGGAAGTCGC GCCGGACGGGCGGCCGATGTGCACCGGCGGCGACACCAAGTACTTCTCGTGCCAGACCCAGGACTGCCCCGCGGGCTCGGGGGACTTCCGCGCCGAACAGTGCTCCGCGTACAACGATGTGCCCTTCAAAGGCGTCAAGCACACGTGA